The following proteins are co-located in the Desulfoscipio sp. XC116 genome:
- a CDS encoding chemotaxis protein CheW, with amino-acid sequence MQNEGQLVIFELAEQLYALPIQETQEIIRMAVITKVPNTTDYVEGIINLRGSIVPVINLNRRLGLPVKDYDDSTRIIVVEYNGQKVGMIVDNVQEVGRYTADEVDPPVVDGDHVDYISGVVKKGESLWLLLNLAKVM; translated from the coding sequence ATGCAAAATGAAGGACAGCTGGTAATTTTTGAACTGGCCGAACAACTGTATGCCTTGCCGATACAGGAAACTCAGGAAATTATTCGCATGGCAGTTATTACAAAAGTACCCAATACGACCGATTATGTCGAGGGTATTATCAACCTCAGGGGCAGTATAGTACCGGTTATTAACCTTAACCGTCGGCTGGGCCTGCCGGTGAAAGATTACGACGACTCCACGCGGATTATCGTGGTGGAGTACAACGGGCAAAAGGTGGGTATGATTGTCGACAATGTGCAGGAAGTAGGCAGGTACACGGCGGATGAAGTAGATCCGCCGGTAGTGGATGGCGATCATGTAGATTACATTAGCGGTGTGGTGAAAAAAGGGGAAAGCCTTTGGCTATTGCTAAATCTGGCCAAGGTAATGTAA
- the rpe gene encoding ribulose-phosphate 3-epimerase, protein MVKIAPSILSADFAVLGEQVRIVEEAGADILHIDVMDGHFVPNITIGPLVVRALRPLSGLVFDVHLMIENPDRYINDFADAGADIITVHAETCTHLHRTLEKIKQAGKKAGLALNPATPPGGLDYVLPFLDLLLVMTVNPGFGGQSFIRQMLPKIQWISRYIKEQKPAVWLEVDGGINAETACSAVEAGADVLVAGSAIFGAADPSAAIRALREALR, encoded by the coding sequence TTGGTTAAAATTGCTCCGTCAATTCTATCCGCTGATTTTGCGGTCCTGGGTGAACAGGTGCGGATTGTTGAAGAAGCCGGCGCTGATATTTTACATATTGATGTCATGGACGGGCATTTTGTGCCCAACATAACTATTGGCCCCCTGGTGGTGCGGGCACTGCGTCCGCTATCGGGTTTGGTTTTTGACGTGCATTTGATGATTGAAAACCCCGACAGGTATATAAACGATTTTGCCGATGCCGGTGCGGATATTATTACCGTGCATGCCGAAACCTGTACCCATCTGCATCGTACTTTGGAAAAAATTAAACAGGCCGGCAAAAAGGCCGGCCTGGCTTTGAATCCGGCTACGCCGCCCGGCGGACTGGATTATGTATTGCCTTTTCTGGACTTGCTGCTGGTAATGACTGTGAACCCGGGGTTCGGGGGGCAAAGTTTTATACGGCAAATGCTGCCTAAAATACAGTGGATCAGCCGGTATATAAAGGAGCAAAAACCCGCCGTTTGGCTGGAAGTGGATGGCGGGATAAATGCGGAGACCGCTTGCAGTGCGGTTGAAGCCGGCGCCGACGTATTAGTGGCCGGGTCGGCGATATTTGGAGCCGCTGATCCGTCGGCAGCGATACGAGCGCTTAGGGAAGCCTTGCGGTAA
- the rsgA gene encoding ribosome small subunit-dependent GTPase A: protein MDGVIIKAYGGFYFVRAEDKVLECAIRGKIRRQRGQVLVGDRVRLRSVNDAQGVVEDILPRGTELVRPPIANVEQSVIVFAIGNPEPNPSLLDRFLVQSQVAGITPVICFNKNDLFDEAEPNIVNRYRKTGHTVLLASAKTGACIDELREVLKGRVTVLAGPSGVGKSSLLNALQPGLSLKTGDISNKLKRGKHTTRHVELIPLAGGGLVADTPGFSSMHLPSMRREELAGYFIEFAEHEERCRFAGCLHYREPGCAVKDAVERGRIAELRYRNYLDFLKEVMEAERRY from the coding sequence ATGGACGGAGTGATAATAAAGGCCTACGGCGGTTTTTATTTCGTCCGGGCGGAGGATAAAGTTTTAGAATGCGCCATCCGGGGGAAAATTCGCCGGCAGCGCGGTCAAGTTTTGGTGGGCGATCGGGTGCGTCTGAGGTCGGTCAATGACGCCCAGGGTGTTGTGGAGGATATTCTTCCACGCGGCACAGAATTGGTTAGGCCGCCGATAGCTAATGTGGAACAGTCCGTTATAGTATTTGCCATTGGCAACCCGGAACCCAACCCGTCGCTTTTGGACCGCTTTCTGGTGCAGTCTCAAGTGGCGGGCATTACTCCGGTGATTTGTTTTAACAAAAATGACTTGTTTGATGAAGCTGAGCCTAATATTGTGAACCGGTACCGGAAAACCGGGCATACCGTATTATTGGCAAGTGCTAAGACCGGCGCCTGTATAGATGAGTTGAGGGAGGTCTTAAAAGGGCGCGTTACCGTGCTCGCCGGTCCTTCCGGGGTGGGTAAGTCCAGCCTGCTGAATGCCCTGCAGCCTGGTTTGAGTCTTAAAACCGGTGATATTAGCAATAAGTTGAAACGGGGTAAACATACCACCAGGCACGTAGAATTAATTCCCCTGGCAGGTGGCGGTCTGGTTGCGGATACCCCGGGCTTTTCCAGTATGCATCTCCCTTCCATGCGGCGGGAAGAACTGGCCGGTTATTTTATTGAATTTGCCGAACATGAGGAACGATGCAGGTTTGCGGGCTGTCTGCATTACCGGGAACCGGGCTGTGCGGTAAAAGATGCTGTGGAAAGGGGGCGAATAGCGGAACTGCGTTACCGGAATTACCTGGATTTTTTAAAGGAAGTTATGGAGGCGGAAAGGAGATACTAG
- the pknB gene encoding Stk1 family PASTA domain-containing Ser/Thr kinase has protein sequence MIGKMLGNRYEILEKLGGGGMAIVYKSRDTFLNRYVTVKVLRPEFTSDEDFIRRFRREAQAVASLSHPNIVNIHDVGQEEGIHYLVMEYIQGDNLKAVIRKNGHLKPDHAVRFAVQVCGALEHAHENHIVHRDVKPHNILITDDGRAKLTDFGIAMEATSGTITRTDTIMGSVHYLSPEQARGETATAKSDIYAVGILLYEMLTGKQPYSGDSPIAVALKHIQETPQPVDEVNKDVPAELAAVVMRAMEKKPENRYKSAAELARYLELALEDTDQATVVIPTDELAARAASGAANKDTAVKAPRKTGGLTRRAWIWAMVLVLIAGLGAGGLYGLYKYTNVTPVRVPSVIGMTEEKAREELEALGLNVSEVNEEYSDKEKGLVTKQSIGPENPKVKPPRDIVLTVSKGPELREVPNLYNVTQYEAEHRLSEDGFKLARNPDEIFHAEVEKGKIVTQSPSAGERVPKNTEVKVTISKGPEPQKQQVPDLKRHTLDEARSILEDINLVLNEDDIKEEFAPDFLPRQIIDQTPAPGTEVEEGALVSVVLNNGPGPLEKTAEIPISDEIPNDGKEHLVEIEVEDARGRQVQYADSHKGGGQIERSITYVGSGVVKLYVDKDLKWERSLK, from the coding sequence ATGATTGGCAAGATGCTGGGAAACAGGTATGAGATACTGGAAAAACTCGGTGGCGGTGGTATGGCTATCGTTTACAAAAGCCGGGACACTTTTTTAAACCGCTATGTAACCGTTAAGGTCCTGCGTCCCGAATTTACTTCGGATGAGGATTTTATCAGGCGTTTCAGACGCGAAGCCCAGGCTGTAGCCAGCTTATCTCATCCCAACATTGTAAATATTCATGATGTGGGCCAGGAAGAAGGCATCCATTACCTGGTCATGGAGTATATCCAAGGGGATAACCTGAAGGCTGTCATTCGCAAAAACGGTCATCTTAAGCCTGACCACGCCGTGCGTTTTGCTGTGCAGGTCTGTGGGGCGCTGGAACATGCCCATGAGAACCATATTGTACACCGGGATGTCAAACCGCACAATATATTGATTACAGATGACGGAAGGGCTAAGCTGACTGATTTTGGCATTGCTATGGAGGCTACTTCAGGCACTATTACCCGCACGGATACTATTATGGGCTCGGTGCATTATTTAAGCCCTGAACAAGCCCGGGGTGAAACCGCCACGGCCAAGTCGGATATTTACGCAGTGGGTATTTTATTATACGAAATGTTGACCGGAAAGCAGCCCTACTCCGGGGACAGTCCCATCGCCGTGGCCTTGAAGCATATCCAGGAAACCCCGCAGCCTGTCGACGAGGTTAATAAAGATGTGCCTGCCGAATTGGCTGCGGTAGTTATGCGGGCTATGGAAAAGAAACCTGAAAACCGCTATAAAAGCGCTGCGGAATTGGCCCGCTATTTGGAGTTGGCCCTGGAAGATACCGATCAGGCCACGGTGGTTATTCCAACCGATGAACTGGCGGCCAGGGCGGCCTCCGGCGCGGCTAATAAAGACACCGCGGTTAAAGCGCCCCGCAAAACCGGCGGTTTGACCAGGCGGGCGTGGATTTGGGCTATGGTGCTGGTGCTGATTGCGGGACTGGGGGCCGGTGGTTTATACGGGTTATACAAGTATACGAATGTAACTCCGGTAAGAGTGCCCAGTGTTATCGGCATGACCGAGGAGAAAGCCCGTGAGGAACTGGAGGCGCTGGGGCTTAACGTTAGTGAGGTTAATGAAGAGTACAGCGATAAGGAGAAAGGGCTAGTCACAAAGCAGAGCATTGGACCGGAAAATCCCAAGGTCAAACCGCCCCGGGATATTGTCCTTACGGTAAGCAAAGGACCGGAGCTGCGGGAAGTGCCCAATTTATATAATGTAACGCAATACGAGGCTGAACACAGACTAAGTGAGGACGGGTTTAAGCTGGCTCGTAATCCTGATGAAATATTCCACGCCGAAGTAGAAAAAGGGAAAATTGTAACGCAGTCCCCGAGCGCCGGGGAACGGGTTCCCAAAAATACCGAGGTAAAGGTTACTATTAGCAAGGGCCCGGAACCCCAAAAACAGCAGGTGCCCGATTTAAAAAGGCATACCCTGGATGAGGCCCGGTCTATTTTGGAGGATATAAATCTAGTGCTAAATGAAGATGATATCAAAGAGGAATTTGCACCGGACTTTTTACCGAGGCAAATTATCGATCAGACTCCCGCGCCCGGCACAGAGGTGGAAGAAGGGGCGCTGGTCAGTGTGGTATTGAATAACGGTCCCGGACCATTGGAAAAGACAGCCGAGATACCAATATCGGATGAGATCCCCAATGACGGTAAGGAGCATCTGGTGGAGATAGAGGTGGAAGACGCCCGGGGCCGCCAGGTACAATATGCCGATTCTCATAAGGGTGGTGGCCAGATAGAAAGAAGTATAACATATGTGGGCAGCGGAGTCGTTAAGTTGTATGTTGATAAAGATTTAAAATGGGAACGGTCATTAAAATAG
- a CDS encoding penicillin-binding protein 2, with protein MKGNVRRLAYLILSGLALICVYLALIPVYIDRVADSGVAPADPRIAVRESQIKRGDILDRHGTVLARSVPAAGGYAREYPLGGAASHIIGYSSNKYGAAGIEKSMATVLLGLEGGNELNNLRNRILGHPGIGNDVMLTIDAELQKSITNLLAGRKGAVVVLDPATGEILAMASYPDYDPARVADYLNSPESSMLNRAVQGAYPPGSVFKIVTAAALLTNLPEMAGDTINCTGQLEISGFTLHDNAVHGNVDFKDAFAESCNVAFARYGLAIGAQQFVRQAQSFGIGKQLSFPLPTYSGNITPADKMDGPNLASSAIGQAEVLISPLQAALLAAAVANDGVIMKPYLVSGYNDAAGGATHKQPEQWLTAMEPVVASALSENMAAVVKQGTGKAAALPGITVAGKTGSAENPHGRSHAWFVGFAPAEDPRVAVAVLLENAGSGGAVAAPLAREVIRQALDLSGS; from the coding sequence ATGAAAGGTAACGTGCGCAGGCTGGCTTATTTGATATTATCGGGTCTGGCGTTAATTTGCGTGTACCTGGCCCTGATTCCGGTCTATATCGATCGTGTGGCCGATAGTGGTGTTGCTCCGGCCGACCCGCGCATTGCCGTCCGGGAAAGTCAAATTAAGCGCGGGGATATCTTGGATAGGCACGGCACAGTACTGGCACGCAGCGTGCCGGCTGCAGGCGGTTATGCAAGAGAATATCCGCTGGGCGGCGCGGCCTCGCATATTATCGGTTATAGCTCAAATAAATACGGAGCCGCCGGTATTGAAAAATCCATGGCCACAGTTCTGTTGGGTCTTGAGGGTGGTAATGAATTAAATAATTTGCGCAATCGGATTCTGGGTCACCCCGGTATTGGCAATGATGTTATGCTCACCATTGATGCCGAGCTGCAAAAAAGTATCACCAACCTGCTGGCCGGCCGAAAAGGCGCCGTGGTAGTGCTGGACCCCGCTACGGGAGAAATACTGGCCATGGCCAGTTACCCCGACTATGACCCCGCGCGGGTGGCGGATTATTTGAACAGTCCGGAATCATCTATGCTAAACCGGGCTGTACAGGGCGCCTATCCCCCGGGTTCGGTTTTCAAGATTGTTACGGCGGCGGCTTTGTTGACCAATTTACCGGAAATGGCGGGGGATACGATAAATTGTACAGGGCAGTTGGAAATAAGCGGTTTTACACTTCATGATAATGCGGTGCATGGCAATGTTGATTTTAAAGATGCCTTTGCCGAATCCTGCAATGTGGCCTTTGCGCGGTACGGGCTGGCAATAGGTGCGCAGCAATTCGTCCGACAGGCCCAATCGTTTGGTATAGGTAAACAGCTGTCATTTCCCCTGCCGACATACAGCGGAAACATTACCCCGGCTGATAAAATGGACGGGCCGAACCTGGCTTCCAGTGCTATCGGGCAGGCCGAAGTGCTGATCAGTCCATTGCAAGCTGCCTTGCTGGCCGCCGCTGTGGCCAATGACGGCGTTATTATGAAGCCATATTTGGTGTCCGGCTACAATGATGCGGCAGGGGGTGCAACCCACAAGCAGCCGGAGCAATGGCTTACAGCTATGGAACCGGTGGTGGCCTCGGCCTTAAGTGAAAACATGGCGGCTGTGGTAAAACAAGGTACCGGAAAGGCGGCGGCACTGCCGGGAATAACTGTGGCTGGAAAAACAGGCTCGGCAGAAAACCCGCATGGCCGGAGCCACGCCTGGTTTGTAGGTTTTGCTCCGGCGGAGGATCCCCGGGTGGCGGTGGCGGTGTTGCTGGAAAACGCCGGGTCGGGTGGAGCTGTGGCGGCTCCGCTGGCCCGGGAGGTTATCCGGCAGGCACTGGATTTATCCGGCAGCTAA
- a CDS encoding FtsW/RodA/SpoVE family cell cycle protein, whose product MHGRGIERKLLVVAFLYTLTGGVILYLREPGRDGLWAMAAALIMFIGLMLLSVLWQYGKVKSDLYITPIISFLAGTGVVFLFRLNPGYGYRQLCWVIIGLVTLYFTTTLLRRYRALADYKYLLALAGIVALLTPILFGVELGGAKSWLDLGLFHLQPSEFVKLLLVFFLGSYLMESRMLLQAGERRVYFLPGAQQWGPLLGMWLTALLVLVFQKDLGTALIYFGTFLAMVYMATARWLYILLGALMFFAGAAAAYTVVSHVHTRVAIWLDPWATAQDSGYQIIQSLYAINDGGIFGTGLGAGWPGFIPAVHTDFIFSAICEETGLLGGIGLMILFMLLIYRGFKIALAARDEYAGLMAAGFTTILGLQVFIIIAGVTKLLPMTGITLPFISYGGSSMVANFILAGMLLNISGEADTL is encoded by the coding sequence TTGCATGGACGAGGCATAGAGCGTAAATTACTGGTTGTGGCTTTCCTTTACACCCTCACCGGGGGAGTGATCCTTTACCTGCGGGAACCCGGCCGTGACGGGCTATGGGCTATGGCCGCCGCTTTGATAATGTTTATTGGCCTTATGCTGCTTAGTGTGCTGTGGCAGTACGGAAAGGTTAAATCTGATCTGTATATAACTCCTATTATTAGCTTTCTGGCCGGTACGGGGGTAGTTTTTCTGTTCCGTTTGAATCCCGGCTACGGGTATAGACAATTATGCTGGGTGATTATCGGTCTGGTAACTTTATATTTTACCACTACTTTGCTGCGCCGTTACCGCGCTTTGGCCGACTATAAATATTTGCTGGCTCTGGCCGGTATTGTAGCGTTGCTAACGCCCATATTGTTCGGCGTTGAATTGGGTGGTGCGAAAAGCTGGCTGGATTTGGGGCTATTTCATTTGCAACCTTCTGAATTTGTCAAGCTGTTGCTGGTATTCTTCCTGGGCAGCTATTTGATGGAAAGCCGCATGCTGTTGCAAGCGGGCGAGCGGCGGGTTTATTTTTTACCCGGTGCTCAGCAATGGGGGCCGCTTTTAGGTATGTGGCTGACGGCGCTGTTGGTTCTGGTGTTTCAAAAGGATTTGGGAACCGCACTGATTTATTTTGGCACCTTTTTAGCCATGGTATACATGGCCACAGCCCGGTGGCTCTATATTTTGCTGGGTGCGCTGATGTTTTTTGCCGGAGCGGCGGCTGCCTATACGGTGGTTAGTCATGTGCATACCCGGGTGGCTATTTGGCTGGACCCCTGGGCTACGGCTCAGGACTCGGGTTACCAGATTATTCAGTCCTTATACGCCATTAACGATGGCGGTATATTTGGTACCGGGCTGGGGGCCGGATGGCCGGGGTTTATTCCGGCGGTACACACGGACTTTATTTTCTCTGCTATTTGTGAAGAAACCGGTTTACTGGGCGGCATTGGCCTTATGATTTTGTTTATGCTGCTGATTTACCGCGGTTTTAAAATTGCTCTGGCGGCGCGGGATGAATATGCCGGATTGATGGCTGCCGGATTTACAACTATATTGGGCTTGCAGGTGTTCATCATCATAGCCGGGGTAACTAAGCTGTTGCCTATGACGGGTATTACTTTACCATTTATAAGTTACGGAGGTAGTTCGATGGTGGCCAATTTTATTTTAGCCGGAATGCTGCTTAATATTTCCGGTGAGGCCGATACGCTATGA
- a CDS encoding Stp1/IreP family PP2C-type Ser/Thr phosphatase, with the protein MNWSQITECGPVRRRNEDWLCVCPDLGLFAVADGMGGHLAGDVASKLALGVLENYLRENQYKNITGCDRLTGGIRQANEAIFFAAGDDAKLRGMGTTITACLVEDYHITVANVGDSRALLLRDGEINKLTVDHSLVQELIDGGGISEREALKHPKRNILTRALGTGPRVDVDIFEYNIAKGDRLLICTDGLTGFVPKQRIGDLMVLAPNPHEAVRLLIKEAIQFGSNDNITIIFLAVD; encoded by the coding sequence ATGAATTGGAGTCAGATCACCGAATGCGGGCCGGTACGCCGAAGAAATGAAGATTGGCTTTGCGTTTGCCCCGATCTGGGCTTATTTGCCGTGGCGGACGGTATGGGGGGGCACCTGGCCGGGGATGTGGCAAGCAAGCTGGCCCTTGGGGTGCTGGAGAATTATCTGCGGGAAAATCAGTATAAGAATATTACCGGCTGTGACAGGCTGACCGGTGGAATAAGGCAGGCTAATGAAGCGATCTTTTTTGCCGCGGGGGATGACGCAAAGCTGCGGGGGATGGGGACGACTATAACGGCTTGTCTGGTTGAAGATTATCATATTACTGTGGCCAATGTGGGAGACAGCAGGGCTTTGTTGCTGCGGGACGGTGAAATAAATAAATTAACCGTTGACCACTCGCTGGTGCAAGAGTTAATTGACGGAGGAGGAATATCCGAGCGGGAGGCCCTGAAGCACCCGAAGCGCAATATTTTGACCAGGGCGCTTGGCACCGGTCCACGGGTGGATGTAGATATTTTCGAGTATAATATTGCCAAAGGCGACCGATTGCTTATTTGTACGGATGGATTAACCGGTTTTGTGCCGAAACAGCGGATTGGCGATTTAATGGTATTGGCCCCCAACCCGCATGAAGCTGTACGTTTGTTGATAAAGGAAGCCATTCAGTTTGGCAGCAACGATAATATTACAATCATTTTTTTGGCGGTGGATTAA
- a CDS encoding FHA domain-containing protein gives MDIILFVLRTAFMILIYVFIFIVLIHLIKDLHNTTSHQTNTVNTVNAGTGHREAGPAITEKSGVGMLMIESAPKEYAMEGAEFALARELKLGRGQQNEIVLPDRFASNSHARLYNREGQYWLEDLGSKNGTFLNGKLLTGPAVLANGDQIRIGEIIFKFVRWGYELESDHRMRAGTPKK, from the coding sequence TTGGATATTATTTTGTTTGTATTGCGCACCGCTTTTATGATACTGATATACGTATTTATATTTATAGTTCTAATTCATTTAATTAAGGATTTACACAATACAACAAGTCATCAAACGAACACGGTTAATACAGTGAATGCTGGCACGGGTCACCGGGAAGCCGGCCCGGCCATTACCGAAAAAAGCGGTGTAGGTATGTTAATGATTGAGTCCGCGCCTAAAGAATATGCTATGGAAGGTGCGGAGTTTGCCCTGGCCCGGGAGTTGAAGTTAGGCCGCGGGCAGCAGAACGAAATTGTTTTGCCCGATAGGTTTGCTTCCAACAGCCATGCCAGATTGTATAACCGGGAGGGGCAGTATTGGCTGGAGGATTTGGGAAGCAAGAACGGTACCTTTTTGAACGGTAAACTCCTTACCGGGCCCGCGGTGCTGGCTAATGGTGATCAAATAAGAATAGGTGAAATAATTTTTAAGTTTGTGAGGTGGGGTTATGAATTGGAGTCAGATCACCGAATGCGGGCCGGTACGCCGAAGAAATGA
- a CDS encoding DUF3662 and FHA domain-containing protein — translation MGFFSGLEGSLEKYIEGFFKDKFSSGGLQPVDIAKKLAREMRDRRRTGLKDIYVPNRFEVFLGPGDFAAVSPLIDRLSAEMTDYVRGKAAEKKYTMLGSAAVSFEERQELSRGQLQVKSFFDESVEDEPRQMAVEETMRFTPVRGVPEPDLSAGVSLEVVEGVLAGKKFVLAVNQAVIGRGEICDICLPDSSISRRHAALSRTGRKFVIQDRSSTNGTYVNGVRVAKKELADGDIIKMGNTVLIFKVE, via the coding sequence GTGGGTTTTTTCTCAGGGCTGGAAGGTAGTTTAGAAAAATATATTGAAGGTTTTTTTAAAGATAAATTTAGCAGCGGCGGTTTGCAGCCTGTTGATATAGCCAAAAAACTGGCCCGGGAAATGCGTGACCGTCGGCGAACCGGGCTTAAGGATATTTATGTGCCTAATCGGTTTGAGGTTTTTCTGGGGCCGGGGGACTTTGCCGCGGTCAGCCCGCTTATTGATCGTCTGTCGGCGGAGATGACCGACTATGTAAGAGGCAAGGCGGCTGAAAAAAAGTATACGATGCTGGGGTCGGCAGCGGTGTCTTTTGAGGAAAGGCAAGAACTTTCCCGTGGTCAGCTGCAGGTAAAAAGCTTTTTTGACGAGAGTGTCGAGGACGAACCGAGGCAGATGGCTGTGGAAGAGACTATGCGTTTCACTCCGGTGCGTGGTGTGCCCGAGCCCGATTTAAGTGCCGGTGTGTCGCTGGAGGTTGTTGAGGGTGTACTTGCCGGTAAAAAATTTGTATTGGCCGTCAACCAGGCGGTGATCGGCCGCGGAGAAATATGCGACATATGCCTGCCGGACAGCAGTATCTCCAGGCGGCATGCCGCTTTAAGCCGCACGGGCCGAAAGTTCGTTATTCAAGACCGGTCAAGCACAAACGGCACCTATGTAAATGGAGTAAGGGTTGCCAAAAAAGAACTTGCCGATGGTGATATAATCAAGATGGGTAATACCGTATTGATTTTTAAGGTGGAATGA
- the rlmN gene encoding 23S rRNA (adenine(2503)-C(2))-methyltransferase RlmN, with the protein MPDLLNIKDLTLKELERAVAALSMPKFRAAQVVDWMHRKGVASFADMANVPKEVREKLAGKYSPGGLAVLEKRVSRGGDAAKYLLVLQDGQAVESVLMRYRYGCTACLSTQVGCRMACQLCASGLNGLVRNLTPGELIDQIWAMQNASGERIGRIVLMGSGEPLDNYANTVKFIELVSAPYGLGIGHRHITLSTCGIVPRIYDLMQLRLAITLAVSLHAPNNELRSKLMPVNNAYPLEKLLPACRAYADTTGRRVSFEYALLGRVNDTPAHAGELTDVLRGIHCHINLIPANPVPERGIGGSGAKDIQAFKLILEKAGYPVTIRREMGLDIDAACGQLRRRLTESEETVTR; encoded by the coding sequence ATGCCGGATTTGCTCAATATTAAAGACCTGACATTGAAGGAACTTGAACGTGCGGTTGCAGCCCTGAGTATGCCTAAATTCAGGGCCGCTCAGGTTGTTGACTGGATGCACCGCAAGGGGGTGGCCTCCTTTGCGGATATGGCCAATGTACCTAAAGAAGTACGTGAGAAGTTAGCCGGCAAGTATAGCCCCGGTGGTTTGGCGGTGCTGGAAAAAAGAGTTTCACGCGGCGGCGATGCCGCCAAATATCTGCTTGTATTGCAGGACGGCCAGGCTGTGGAAAGCGTGCTGATGAGATATCGCTATGGCTGCACCGCTTGTCTCTCCACCCAGGTGGGTTGTCGCATGGCTTGTCAGCTATGCGCCTCCGGCCTTAATGGACTGGTTCGCAACCTGACCCCGGGTGAATTGATCGATCAAATATGGGCTATGCAGAATGCATCCGGCGAGCGCATCGGGCGTATTGTATTAATGGGTTCGGGCGAGCCGCTGGATAATTACGCAAACACGGTTAAATTTATAGAATTGGTCAGCGCGCCCTATGGTTTGGGTATCGGCCACCGGCATATAACTTTATCGACCTGCGGTATCGTACCGCGTATTTATGATCTGATGCAATTGCGTTTAGCCATTACCCTGGCGGTTTCATTACATGCCCCCAATAATGAGCTGCGCAGCAAATTAATGCCTGTTAACAATGCCTACCCGCTCGAAAAGCTGCTTCCGGCTTGCAGGGCCTACGCCGATACTACCGGCCGCCGGGTATCTTTTGAATATGCCCTGCTGGGACGGGTAAATGATACCCCGGCACATGCCGGGGAATTAACAGATGTATTGCGCGGTATTCACTGTCACATTAATTTAATACCGGCCAATCCGGTACCTGAGCGTGGTATTGGCGGCAGTGGCGCCAAGGATATACAAGCTTTTAAGTTGATATTGGAAAAAGCCGGCTATCCGGTAACCATACGCCGGGAAATGGGACTGGACATTGATGCCGCGTGCGGCCAGCTGCGCCGGCGTCTGACGGAGAGCGAAGAAACCGTAACGAGGTGA